A portion of the Aquila chrysaetos chrysaetos chromosome 4, bAquChr1.4, whole genome shotgun sequence genome contains these proteins:
- the DIPK1C gene encoding divergent protein kinase domain 1C isoform X2: MTHLLCLGNCLDYSSGALTGDLCEDLCVAQKLVYKHCLYYDRGKKVIQADWRGQPIILKSKKEIFSSYQHLSMLEEVETQDIPETELLLMVALEVKNVLGLELSNNSMGPLWTRKKGPRWKAQVASMWSLLQQEEYIYFSLLQDFSKHVLRIIGSCGHFYAVEYLTAGHAWHKTLFPLENVVGPSLAGHRSRVRAIIDIALSFLDMVQHFDNDFSHRLHLCDIKPENFAIRHDLTVVAIDVDMAFFEPKMRDILEQNCTGDEDCNFFDCFSKCNLKIRKCGAQRANNNLQVICDKIFRRWFSPNLRGPLVSLPLQLQLQKAVQECAEPGHVDAAGHQRTLKSLSELYHLLRVTQRELQRAE; this comes from the exons ATGACTCATCTCCTATGTCTGGGAAAT TGTCTTGACTACAGCAGCGGAGCCCTGACTGGTGACCTCTGTGAAGACCTGTGTGTGGCACAGAAGCTGGTGTACAAACACTGCCTTTACTATGACAGAGGTAAGAAGGTCATCCAGGCTGACTGGAGAGGCCAGCCCATCATCCTGAAATCCAAAAAGGAAATCTTCTCCAGCTACCAGCATCTCAGTATGCTAGAGGAGGTGGAAACACAGGATATTCCTGAAACAGAGCTTCTGCTGATGGTAGCCTTGGAGGTCAAAAATGTCCTGGGGCTAGAACTGTCTAACAATTCCATGGGGCCTCTGTGGACGAGGAAGAAGGGACCACGTTGGAAAGCACAGGTGGCCAGCATGTGGTCCTTGCTCCAGCAGGAAGAATATATCTACTTCAGTTTGCTGCAGGACTTCAGCAAACACGTGCTACGAATTATTGGCTCTTGTGGACACTTTTATGCTGTGGAGTATCTTACAGCTGGACATGCCTGGCACAAAACtctttttcccttggaaaacgTGGTCGGTCCCTCCCTTGCTGGCCACAGAAGCAGGGTGAGAGCCATCATTGACATTGCACTCAGCTTTCTCGACATGGTGCAGCATTTTGACAACGATTTCTCTCACCGACTTCACCTGTGTGACATCAAACCAGAAAACTTCGCTATCAGGCATGATCTCACG GTGGTGGCCATCGATGTGGATATGGCCTTTTTTGAACCCAAAATGAGGGACATCCTTGAACAGAACTGCACAGGAGACgaagactgtaatttttttgattgcttttcaaaatgcaatctgaaaatcagaaaatgtgGAGCACAGAGAGCCAACAACAACTTGCAA gTAATCTGTGACAAAATATTCCGTCGCTGGTTTTCCCCAAATCTCAGAGGACCGTTGGTTTCCCtccccctgcagctgcagctgcagaaggcGGTGCAGGAGTGTGCCGAGCCGGGGCACGTGGACGCTGCCGGGCACCAGAGGACTCTGAAATCTCTCTCGGAGCTATACCACCTGCTTCGGGTCACGCAGCGAGAACTGCAAAGGGCAGAGTAG